The candidate division WOR-3 bacterium genome contains a region encoding:
- a CDS encoding HAD-IIIA family hydrolase encodes MENSRGKPAVFLDRDGTILELIPYLKDPSQTELVEGAKEGIIKLNQKGILTIVVSNQSGIGRGYYSFKELFLVSQKMEELLHPAKIDGIYYDPSSPDHHSGFRKPEKGMIDSACAFYGIDPAKSWIIGDDYSDLMLSFKTGIPFILVLTGYGKNVRSHLSEMENKFTTAQNLYEAVDIVLNG; translated from the coding sequence ATGGAAAACTCCCGTGGTAAACCGGCAGTGTTTTTGGACAGGGACGGAACGATACTTGAATTGATCCCTTACCTGAAGGATCCCTCTCAGACTGAACTCGTGGAGGGAGCGAAAGAGGGCATAATCAAGCTCAACCAGAAAGGGATTTTGACGATTGTAGTTAGCAATCAATCCGGCATAGGAAGAGGTTATTATTCTTTCAAGGAATTGTTTCTCGTCTCTCAAAAAATGGAAGAACTCCTTCACCCGGCGAAAATTGACGGTATTTATTACGACCCTTCATCCCCCGATCATCATTCAGGTTTCAGAAAACCGGAAAAGGGAATGATAGATTCCGCTTGCGCCTTTTACGGCATCGATCCTGCAAAATCCTGGATAATCGGAGACGATTATTCCGACCTAATGCTTTCTTTTAAAACCGGTATCCCTTTTATTCTCGTATTGACAGGATACGGTAAAAACGTCAGGTCTCATCTCTCAGAAATGGAAAATAAATTCACAACCGCACAAAACCTCTACGAAGCCGTGGATATTGTTTTAAATGGCTGA